From a region of the Paraburkholderia hospita genome:
- a CDS encoding cupin domain-containing protein — MPVRPPDYPAGKASARSTPTPASASSAPAPDRPASLLGNLTPSQFMRRYWQKKPLLIRQAIPDIAAPLSRDELFELADQDEVESRLITHFRNKWQLEHGPFAADELPSVKQRAWTLLVQGADLHNDRARALLDRFRFVPDARLDDLMISYATDGGGVGPHFDSYDVFLLQVHGKRRWRIGAQRDLSLQPGLPLKVLQNFEPEEEWVLEPGDMLYLPPHIAHDGVAEGECMTCSIGFRAPSTSELAAQFLYYLAERGEAANSPDGAALYRDPQQPAVAKPAALPAALVDRVGAILAKIDWNEKDVSSFLGTYLSEPKPSVVFDPPERPLDEARFIKRASKEGVRLDRKTVLLYDSRAYYLNGEESRLSGVKTAVIELADNRYLSAKRFVTLSGQSSVTALLHEWYRAGWIQMGDLR; from the coding sequence GATCGGCCTGCGTCGTTGCTGGGCAATCTGACGCCGTCGCAATTCATGCGGCGCTACTGGCAAAAGAAGCCTTTGCTGATCCGTCAGGCCATACCGGATATCGCCGCGCCGCTCTCGCGCGACGAACTGTTCGAACTGGCCGATCAGGATGAAGTCGAGTCACGCCTCATCACGCACTTTCGCAACAAATGGCAGCTCGAACATGGTCCGTTTGCTGCAGACGAATTGCCTTCCGTCAAACAGCGTGCGTGGACGTTGCTCGTGCAAGGCGCCGATCTGCATAACGACCGAGCGCGCGCATTACTTGACCGTTTTCGCTTCGTGCCCGACGCGCGTCTCGACGACCTGATGATCTCGTACGCGACGGACGGCGGCGGCGTCGGTCCTCATTTCGACTCTTACGATGTCTTCCTGTTGCAGGTTCACGGCAAGCGCCGCTGGCGCATCGGCGCGCAACGCGATCTGTCGTTGCAGCCCGGCCTGCCCTTGAAAGTTCTACAAAACTTCGAGCCGGAAGAGGAATGGGTATTGGAGCCCGGCGACATGCTTTATCTGCCGCCGCACATCGCCCACGACGGCGTGGCGGAAGGCGAATGCATGACGTGCTCGATCGGTTTTCGCGCGCCGTCGACGTCCGAACTCGCCGCGCAGTTCCTGTATTACCTTGCGGAGCGCGGCGAAGCGGCCAACTCGCCGGACGGCGCCGCGCTCTATCGCGACCCGCAGCAACCGGCCGTCGCGAAGCCAGCGGCACTGCCCGCTGCGCTTGTCGACCGGGTGGGTGCGATCCTTGCTAAGATCGACTGGAACGAGAAGGACGTCTCGTCATTCCTCGGTACCTATCTGAGCGAACCGAAGCCGAGCGTCGTATTCGATCCACCCGAGCGACCGCTCGATGAAGCGCGTTTCATCAAGCGCGCAAGCAAGGAAGGCGTGCGTCTGGATCGCAAGACTGTGCTGCTTTACGACAGTCGTGCTTACTACCTGAATGGAGAAGAAAGCAGGCTGTCGGGCGTGAAAACCGCGGTGATTGAACTCGCCGACAACCGCTATCTGAGTGCGAAACGCTTTGTAACACTCTCGGGGCAATCGTCGGTGACAGCACTACTTCACGAGTGGTATCGTGCGGGCTGGATACAGATGGGTGATCTGAGATAA